One genomic segment of Streptomyces niveus includes these proteins:
- a CDS encoding small secreted protein, whose protein sequence is MNKKLAAALSGGSVLLMALSGCSDDSGSKVNDWAKKVCDQVQPQLTKIANANTSIQQATSDSSKPADVQKTDAAAFQSISDAYKALGAAVDGAGAPPVEDGEKTQKEAVSELNATSTAYAGLKSDVDDLDTKDQAKFADGLKGVADDLDKLSASGDEALQKLQSGDVGAAMAKQPGCQRPKTSVPADSGSGGSSAEPSADASS, encoded by the coding sequence GTGAACAAGAAGCTCGCCGCCGCACTGTCCGGCGGCTCGGTACTGCTCATGGCGCTGTCGGGGTGCAGCGACGACAGCGGCAGCAAGGTGAACGACTGGGCCAAGAAGGTCTGCGACCAGGTCCAGCCGCAGCTGACGAAGATCGCGAACGCCAACACCTCGATCCAGCAGGCGACCTCGGACAGCAGCAAGCCCGCCGACGTCCAGAAGACCGACGCGGCGGCCTTCCAGTCCATCTCGGACGCCTACAAGGCGCTGGGTGCGGCGGTGGACGGAGCGGGTGCCCCGCCCGTCGAGGACGGCGAGAAGACCCAGAAGGAGGCCGTCAGCGAGCTCAACGCCACCTCCACGGCGTACGCCGGGCTCAAGAGCGACGTGGACGACCTCGACACCAAGGACCAGGCGAAGTTCGCGGACGGTCTCAAGGGCGTCGCCGACGACCTCGACAAGCTCAGCGCGAGCGGTGACGAGGCGCTGCAGAAGCTCCAGTCCGGTGACGTCGGCGCGGCGATGGCGAAGCAGCCCGGCTGCCAGCGGCCGAAGACGTCGGTGCCCGCCGACTCCGGATCGGGCGGGTCCTCGGCGGAGCCGTCCGCCGACGCGTCCTCCTGA
- the topA gene encoding type I DNA topoisomerase produces MSPTSETGHAGRRLVIVESPAKAKTIKGYLGPGYVVEASVGHIRDLPSGAAEVPEKYTGEVRRLGVDVEHDFQPIYVVNADKKAQVRKLKELLAESDELFLATDEDREGEAIAWHLQEVLKPKVPVHRMVFHEITKEAIRAAVANPRQLNKLMVDAQETRRILDRLYGYEVSPVLWKKVMRGLSAGRVQSVATRLVVERERERIAFRSAEYWDLTGTFNTGRTGDASDPSALNARLSAVDGRRIAQGRDFGPDGQLKSDQVLHLDEANAHALAAALQNTSFAVRSVESKPYRRSPYAPFRTTTLQQEASRKLGFGAKSTMQVAQKLYENGFITYMRTDSTTLSATAVSAARAQVTQLYGASYLPDKPRTYAGKVKNAQEAHEAIRPSGDRFRTPAETGLTGDQFRLYELIWKRTVASQMKDAVGNSVTVKIAGTSSDGRDAEFSASGKTITFHGFMKAYVEGADDPNAELDDRERRLPQVAEGDALTAEEITVDGHATKPPARYTEASLVKELEEREIGRPSTYASIIGTILDRGYVFKKGTALVPSFLSFAVVNLLETHFGRLVDYDFTARMEDDLDRIARGEAQSVPWLKRFYFGAADGPEGVTDAATAAAAAGNGDGDHLGGLKELVTDLGAIDAREISSFPIGDGIMLRVGRYGPYVERGEKDAEGHQRADVPEDMAPDELTVEYAEELLAKPSGDFELGVDPQSGHQIVARDGRYGPYVTEVLPDGTPKTGKNAVKPRTASLFKSMSLDTVTLADALKLMSLPRVVGTDAEGVEITAQNGRYGPYLKKGTDSRSLTGEEQLFDITLDEALAIYAQPKQRGRAAAKPPLKELGTDPVSGSPVVVKDGRFGAYVTDGETNATLRTDDSVEEITPERGYELLAEKRAKGPAKKKTAKKAPAKKTTAKKAPAKKTTAAKKTAAKKTTTAAKKTAAKKSSASSGTKTDE; encoded by the coding sequence TTGTCCCCGACCAGCGAGACCGGACACGCCGGCCGCCGACTCGTCATCGTCGAGTCGCCTGCCAAGGCGAAGACAATCAAGGGCTATCTCGGCCCGGGATATGTCGTCGAGGCGAGCGTCGGGCACATCCGCGACCTCCCGAGCGGCGCCGCCGAGGTGCCCGAGAAGTACACCGGCGAGGTGCGCCGCCTCGGTGTGGACGTCGAACACGACTTCCAGCCGATCTACGTCGTCAACGCCGACAAGAAGGCCCAGGTCAGAAAGCTCAAGGAGCTGCTGGCCGAGTCCGACGAACTCTTCCTCGCCACCGATGAGGACCGCGAGGGCGAAGCCATCGCGTGGCATCTCCAGGAAGTCCTCAAGCCCAAGGTCCCGGTCCACCGGATGGTCTTCCACGAGATCACCAAGGAAGCGATCAGGGCCGCCGTCGCCAATCCCCGCCAGCTCAACAAGCTGATGGTGGACGCGCAGGAGACCCGCCGGATCCTGGACCGGCTGTACGGCTACGAGGTCTCGCCGGTCCTCTGGAAGAAGGTCATGCGCGGCCTGTCCGCCGGCCGCGTCCAGTCCGTCGCCACCCGGCTCGTCGTCGAGCGCGAACGCGAGCGCATCGCCTTCCGCTCCGCCGAGTACTGGGACCTGACGGGCACCTTCAACACCGGCCGCACCGGCGACGCCTCCGACCCCTCCGCGCTGAACGCCCGGCTGTCGGCCGTCGACGGCCGCAGAATCGCCCAGGGCCGTGACTTCGGCCCGGACGGACAGCTCAAGTCCGACCAGGTGCTGCACCTGGACGAGGCCAACGCGCACGCGCTGGCCGCCGCCCTGCAGAACACGTCGTTCGCCGTCCGCTCGGTCGAGTCGAAGCCGTACCGCCGCTCCCCGTACGCCCCCTTCCGTACGACGACGCTTCAGCAGGAGGCCTCGCGCAAGCTCGGCTTCGGAGCGAAGTCGACGATGCAGGTCGCGCAGAAGCTGTACGAGAACGGCTTCATCACCTACATGCGTACGGACTCCACGACCCTGTCCGCCACCGCCGTCTCGGCGGCGCGGGCACAGGTCACCCAGCTGTACGGGGCGAGCTACCTGCCCGACAAGCCGCGTACGTACGCCGGCAAGGTCAAGAACGCGCAGGAGGCGCACGAGGCGATCCGCCCCTCCGGCGACCGCTTCCGTACGCCCGCCGAGACCGGCCTGACCGGCGACCAGTTCCGGCTCTACGAGCTGATCTGGAAGCGGACCGTCGCTTCCCAGATGAAGGACGCGGTCGGCAACAGCGTCACCGTCAAGATCGCGGGCACGTCGAGCGACGGCCGGGACGCCGAGTTCTCCGCGTCCGGCAAGACCATCACCTTCCACGGCTTCATGAAGGCCTATGTAGAAGGTGCCGACGACCCGAACGCGGAGCTCGACGACCGCGAGCGGCGGCTGCCGCAGGTCGCCGAGGGCGACGCGCTCACCGCCGAAGAGATCACCGTCGACGGCCACGCCACCAAGCCGCCGGCCCGCTACACCGAAGCGTCGCTGGTCAAGGAGTTGGAAGAGCGCGAGATCGGCCGCCCTTCGACGTACGCGTCGATCATCGGCACGATCCTCGACCGCGGCTACGTCTTCAAGAAGGGCACGGCGCTCGTCCCGTCGTTCCTCTCCTTCGCCGTGGTGAACCTGCTGGAGACGCACTTCGGCCGGCTCGTGGACTACGACTTCACCGCGCGGATGGAGGACGACCTCGACCGCATCGCGCGGGGCGAGGCCCAGTCCGTGCCGTGGCTCAAGCGGTTCTACTTCGGCGCCGCCGACGGCCCGGAGGGCGTGACGGACGCGGCGACCGCCGCTGCCGCCGCGGGCAACGGCGACGGCGACCACCTCGGCGGGCTCAAGGAGCTCGTCACGGACCTCGGCGCCATCGACGCCCGCGAGATCTCGTCCTTCCCGATCGGCGACGGCATCATGCTGCGCGTCGGCCGCTACGGCCCCTACGTCGAGCGCGGCGAGAAGGACGCGGAGGGCCACCAGCGCGCCGACGTGCCCGAGGACATGGCGCCCGACGAGCTGACCGTCGAGTACGCGGAGGAGCTGCTGGCCAAGCCCAGCGGCGACTTCGAGCTCGGCGTGGATCCGCAGAGCGGGCACCAGATCGTGGCGAGGGACGGCCGGTACGGCCCGTACGTGACCGAGGTCCTGCCCGACGGCACCCCGAAGACCGGGAAGAACGCCGTCAAGCCGAGGACCGCCTCGCTGTTCAAGTCGATGTCGCTCGACACGGTGACGCTCGCGGACGCGCTGAAGCTGATGTCGCTGCCGCGCGTCGTCGGTACGGACGCCGAAGGCGTCGAGATCACCGCCCAGAACGGCCGCTACGGCCCGTATCTGAAGAAGGGCACCGACTCGCGGTCGCTGACCGGCGAGGAGCAGCTCTTCGACATCACGCTGGACGAGGCGCTGGCGATCTACGCCCAGCCCAAGCAGCGCGGCCGGGCGGCGGCGAAGCCTCCTTTGAAGGAGCTCGGCACGGACCCGGTCAGCGGGAGCCCGGTGGTGGTGAAGGACGGCCGCTTCGGCGCGTACGTCACGGACGGCGAGACGAACGCCACCCTGCGGACCGACGACAGCGTCGAGGAGATCACGCCGGAGCGCGGCTACGAGCTGCTCGCCGAGAAGCGCGCCAAGGGACCCGCCAAGAAGAAGACGGCGAAGAAGGCCCCGGCGAAGAAGACCACCGCCAAGAAGGCTCCCGCCAAGAAGACGACGGCGGCGAAGAAGACCGCGGCCAAGAAGACGACGACGGCCGCCAAGAAGACCGCCGCGAAGAAGTCGAGCGCGTCGTCCGGTACGAAGACGGACGAGTAG
- a CDS encoding DUF7059 domain-containing protein, translating to MSKTSLPAPDHSPRLRDALLAADFTVDGLLDLLGAPAYAALARSETVPALRATRGDTRLETLVRLFLLQRPVPAERCRAVLPLGECLADGWVVEDGPDAAYVSATVDVRPYGGPDGEDWFIVSDLGCAVGGASGASGHGEGVVLGVGGASTTLAGLTVRTPVAKALDIGTGSGIQALHAARHATRVTATDLNPRALECARLTLALSGEPAADLREGSLFEPVDGETYDLIVSNPPFVISPGARLTYRDGGMGGDDLCRTLVQETGDRLADGGYAHFLANWQHVDGEEWQDRLRSWVPRGCDAWIVQREVQDVTRYAELWLRDSGDHQTDPETYAARYDAWLDEFEARKTKAVGFGWITLRKSGSERPSVLVEEWPHPVEQPLGETVRAHFERQDYLREHDDAALLTAHFVLAPEVVQEQVGLPGAEDPEHVVLRQNRGMRRATKVDTVAAGFAGVCDGSLSAGRILDAIAQLMGEDPVLLRDRTPGAIRLLVEEGFLVPVAGP from the coding sequence GTGAGTAAGACCAGCCTTCCCGCGCCCGACCACTCGCCCCGACTCCGCGACGCCCTGCTCGCCGCCGACTTCACCGTCGACGGCCTGCTGGACCTGCTCGGCGCGCCCGCCTACGCCGCGCTGGCCCGCAGCGAGACCGTGCCCGCCCTGCGGGCCACCCGCGGCGACACCAGGCTCGAAACGCTCGTCAGACTCTTCCTGCTCCAGCGGCCGGTCCCCGCCGAGCGGTGCCGCGCCGTACTCCCCCTGGGGGAGTGCCTGGCCGACGGCTGGGTCGTGGAGGACGGCCCGGACGCCGCGTACGTCAGCGCCACCGTGGACGTACGGCCGTACGGCGGCCCGGACGGAGAGGACTGGTTCATCGTCTCCGACCTCGGCTGCGCCGTCGGCGGTGCCTCCGGGGCGAGCGGCCACGGCGAGGGCGTGGTGCTGGGCGTCGGCGGGGCTTCCACGACGCTCGCCGGACTCACGGTCCGTACGCCGGTCGCCAAGGCCCTCGACATCGGCACCGGATCCGGCATCCAGGCGCTGCACGCGGCGCGGCACGCCACCAGGGTCACGGCCACCGACCTCAACCCGCGTGCGCTGGAGTGCGCCCGGCTGACGCTCGCCCTGTCCGGGGAGCCGGCCGCCGACCTGCGCGAGGGGTCCCTCTTCGAGCCGGTCGACGGCGAGACGTACGACCTGATCGTGTCGAACCCGCCGTTCGTGATCTCTCCCGGCGCCCGGCTCACCTATCGCGACGGCGGCATGGGCGGCGACGACCTCTGCCGCACGCTCGTCCAGGAGACGGGCGACCGCCTCGCCGACGGGGGGTACGCGCACTTCCTCGCCAACTGGCAGCACGTGGACGGCGAGGAGTGGCAGGACCGGCTGCGGTCCTGGGTGCCGCGCGGCTGCGACGCCTGGATCGTGCAGCGCGAGGTGCAGGACGTGACGCGGTACGCGGAGCTGTGGCTGCGCGACAGCGGCGACCACCAGACGGACCCGGAGACGTACGCCGCGCGGTACGACGCGTGGCTGGACGAGTTCGAGGCGCGGAAGACCAAGGCCGTCGGCTTCGGCTGGATCACCCTCAGGAAGTCGGGCTCCGAGCGGCCCTCGGTGCTCGTGGAGGAGTGGCCGCACCCGGTCGAGCAGCCGCTCGGCGAGACCGTACGGGCGCATTTCGAGCGCCAGGACTATCTGCGCGAGCACGACGACGCCGCCCTGCTGACGGCTCATTTCGTACTCGCCCCCGAGGTCGTCCAGGAGCAGGTCGGGCTGCCCGGCGCGGAGGACCCCGAGCATGTGGTGCTCCGTCAGAACCGTGGCATGCGGCGGGCGACGAAGGTGGACACGGTTGCCGCGGGCTTCGCCGGGGTGTGCGACGGCTCGCTCAGCGCCGGACGGATTCTGGACGCGATCGCCCAGCTCATGGGGGAGGACCCGGTGCTGCTGCGGGACCGGACGCCAGGGGCGATCCGGCTGCTGGTGGAGGAGGGCTTCCTCGTGCCGGTGGCCGGTCCCTGA
- the tmk gene encoding dTMP kinase yields MTRAEQPTVVSPTSDSDALAADSRERAVRALLRFPPLRRLWGAQLVGSIGDVLALLVLLLLSLQAAVAEGSFGTGYRGVAFAVAAVFGARILATVLFGAVLLGPLSALTAPGTGTRSKSAGSAKSGGGQTPEPKAGATAATTTGAKGGPLDRRWTMIGADGVRLVLLIVAPLWLDWSPANALPILLSTVFVVGVAERFWTVAKESAAPALLPAPPPEGAAVRPLPDHLDALRRLSLRTGFVAIPLAAAALLVVTLISNLLGTGIEWFSLHQAALGSYVAAGLFAASVSTLFMLELPGGPTPRPRSPLEGLRRPATGTGPDKGRTGAVPLLVAACAAVAAAIASAVAVSVLHAKDLGGGPVAFALLVLALTGGTGIGIRGAAKVLPGLSRRRLLALAIAVTGVALLAMGLVPDTATVLFVAVLAGVSAGVAANTGHGLIDQETEEYRRDRQTDHLQAVVRVFVALGAVAAPVLAAAIGPHRLASGDFVFAHGGAAFTLMLVGALLLPVAAVVLAKTDDRSGVPLRRDLRDALRGGADPVQTQAANGFFLAIEGGDGAGKSTQVEALAEWIRAKGHEVVVTREPGATPVGKRLRSILLDVSSAGLSNRAEALLYAADRAEHVDTVVRPALERGAIVISDRYIDSSVAYQGAGRDLAPTEIARISRWATDGLVPHLTVLLDVSPEAARERFTEAPDRLESEPVEFHQRVRDGFLTLAASDPGRYLVVDAAQEPEAVTTVVRHRLDQMLPLSAAEVKAQEEARKAAAEEARRRAEEEAARKAEEERQERERQAQLAKLRAEEEERKRRELEEARQREADRQAMEARERAEEARRLAEEERVRREAEDATRRAEQERLRRLAEEESRLRAEAEERRREKQRRAEESLLRAEEARRLAEAAEAAAKAERAESDSELTVPTPVVSPSAGAAGAAGEKRVVAPDDATQEVPAPKGAEPGRADNDETRVIPKVPDPGEGAGAPESGSESDSGSGSASDRAVDETAVLPPVRDVPEVREGSGARPGDRAADETAVLPPVRDADPADRVPPGYFREGEQGSAPAPSSPATSAGDDRTRELPQVDPERPARRRSDWAEETPLDDLPSLADELLGPRDDDDDNGGARGGRGL; encoded by the coding sequence ATGACGCGAGCCGAGCAGCCAACGGTCGTGAGCCCCACCTCCGACTCCGACGCACTTGCCGCAGACTCACGAGAGCGTGCCGTACGAGCCTTGTTGCGCTTCCCCCCGCTTCGGCGGTTGTGGGGCGCACAGCTCGTGGGCAGCATCGGCGATGTACTCGCCCTGCTCGTGCTTCTGCTGCTGTCGTTGCAGGCGGCGGTCGCCGAGGGCTCGTTCGGGACCGGATACCGAGGAGTGGCCTTCGCGGTCGCCGCGGTCTTCGGTGCCCGGATCCTTGCCACAGTGCTCTTCGGAGCCGTACTCCTCGGACCGCTCTCCGCCCTCACCGCACCCGGGACCGGGACGCGGTCGAAGTCCGCGGGGAGCGCCAAGAGCGGTGGCGGGCAGACCCCGGAGCCGAAGGCCGGAGCGACGGCCGCCACCACGACCGGCGCCAAGGGTGGTCCGCTGGACCGCCGCTGGACGATGATCGGGGCCGACGGCGTACGCCTCGTGCTGCTCATCGTCGCGCCCCTGTGGCTCGACTGGAGCCCCGCCAACGCACTGCCCATCCTTCTTAGTACGGTCTTCGTCGTCGGCGTCGCCGAGCGCTTCTGGACCGTGGCCAAGGAGAGCGCGGCGCCCGCCCTGCTCCCGGCCCCGCCGCCGGAGGGCGCCGCCGTACGGCCGCTGCCCGACCACCTCGACGCGCTGCGCCGGCTCTCGCTGCGCACCGGCTTCGTGGCGATCCCCCTGGCCGCCGCCGCCCTGCTCGTCGTCACGCTGATCAGCAACCTGCTGGGCACGGGCATCGAGTGGTTCTCGCTGCACCAGGCGGCCCTCGGCAGTTACGTCGCGGCCGGTCTGTTCGCCGCGTCCGTGTCGACCCTGTTCATGCTGGAGCTGCCCGGCGGCCCCACCCCGCGCCCGCGCTCGCCGCTCGAAGGACTGCGCCGCCCGGCGACCGGCACCGGCCCCGACAAGGGCCGTACGGGCGCGGTGCCGCTGCTCGTCGCCGCCTGCGCGGCCGTCGCCGCGGCCATCGCGTCCGCCGTCGCAGTCTCCGTACTGCACGCCAAGGACCTGGGCGGCGGGCCGGTCGCCTTCGCCCTCCTGGTGCTCGCCCTGACCGGCGGCACGGGAATCGGTATCCGCGGCGCCGCGAAGGTGCTGCCCGGACTGTCCCGGCGGCGGCTGCTCGCGCTGGCGATCGCCGTCACCGGTGTCGCGCTGCTGGCCATGGGACTCGTCCCGGACACGGCGACCGTGTTGTTCGTCGCGGTGCTCGCCGGCGTGTCCGCCGGTGTCGCGGCGAACACCGGCCACGGGCTGATCGACCAGGAGACCGAGGAGTACCGGCGCGACCGGCAGACCGACCATCTCCAGGCCGTCGTACGCGTCTTCGTGGCGCTCGGCGCCGTGGCGGCGCCCGTCCTGGCCGCCGCGATCGGACCGCACCGGCTGGCCTCCGGAGACTTCGTCTTCGCCCACGGCGGCGCGGCCTTCACACTGATGCTGGTCGGCGCGCTGCTGCTGCCGGTGGCCGCCGTCGTACTCGCCAAGACCGACGACCGGTCGGGCGTACCGCTGCGGCGTGATCTGCGTGACGCGCTGCGCGGCGGCGCCGACCCGGTGCAGACCCAGGCGGCGAACGGTTTCTTCCTCGCCATCGAGGGCGGCGATGGCGCCGGGAAGTCGACCCAGGTCGAGGCGCTGGCGGAGTGGATCAGGGCCAAGGGCCACGAGGTCGTCGTGACCCGCGAGCCCGGCGCGACGCCCGTGGGCAAGCGGCTCCGCTCGATCCTCCTGGACGTGTCGAGCGCCGGTCTGTCCAACCGCGCGGAGGCGCTGCTGTACGCCGCCGACCGCGCGGAGCACGTCGACACGGTCGTACGCCCCGCCCTGGAGCGCGGCGCGATCGTCATCTCGGACCGCTACATCGACTCCTCCGTGGCCTACCAGGGCGCCGGGCGTGATCTGGCACCGACCGAGATCGCCCGTATCTCGCGCTGGGCCACGGACGGTCTCGTACCGCATCTGACGGTGCTGCTCGACGTGTCGCCCGAGGCGGCGCGCGAGCGCTTCACCGAGGCGCCGGACCGGCTGGAGTCCGAGCCCGTCGAATTCCATCAGCGGGTACGCGACGGCTTCCTCACGCTGGCCGCGTCCGACCCGGGCCGTTACCTGGTCGTGGACGCGGCGCAGGAGCCCGAGGCCGTCACCACCGTCGTACGGCACCGGCTCGACCAGATGCTGCCGCTCTCCGCCGCCGAGGTGAAGGCGCAGGAGGAGGCGCGGAAGGCGGCCGCCGAGGAGGCGCGGCGCCGGGCCGAGGAAGAGGCGGCGCGGAAGGCCGAGGAGGAGCGCCAGGAGCGCGAGCGGCAGGCGCAGCTCGCCAAGCTCCGGGCCGAGGAGGAGGAGCGCAAGCGCCGCGAGCTGGAGGAGGCGCGGCAGCGCGAGGCCGACAGGCAGGCGATGGAGGCGAGGGAGCGGGCCGAGGAGGCGCGCAGGCTCGCCGAGGAGGAGCGCGTACGGCGTGAGGCCGAGGACGCGACGCGGCGCGCGGAGCAGGAGCGGCTGCGGCGGCTCGCCGAGGAGGAGAGCCGGCTCAGGGCCGAGGCGGAGGAGCGTCGGCGCGAGAAGCAGCGCCGGGCCGAGGAGTCGCTGCTGCGCGCCGAGGAGGCGCGACGGCTGGCGGAGGCCGCCGAGGCGGCCGCGAAGGCCGAACGTGCCGAGTCGGACAGTGAGTTGACCGTTCCCACACCGGTGGTGTCGCCGTCCGCGGGTGCTGCGGGTGCTGCGGGTGAGAAGCGGGTGGTCGCCCCGGACGACGCGACGCAGGAGGTACCGGCGCCGAAGGGTGCCGAGCCGGGTCGCGCCGACAACGACGAGACGCGGGTGATCCCGAAGGTTCCGGACCCGGGGGAGGGCGCGGGAGCGCCGGAGTCCGGTTCGGAGTCGGATTCGGGCTCGGGTTCCGCGTCGGACCGCGCGGTCGACGAGACGGCCGTACTGCCTCCGGTACGGGACGTGCCCGAGGTACGCGAGGGGTCCGGGGCGCGGCCGGGGGACCGGGCGGCGGACGAGACCGCCGTACTGCCGCCCGTACGGGACGCGGATCCGGCCGACCGGGTGCCGCCCGGCTACTTCCGGGAGGGCGAGCAGGGATCGGCGCCCGCGCCGTCCTCGCCGGCCACCTCGGCGGGGGACGACCGGACGCGCGAGCTGCCGCAGGTCGACCCGGAGCGGCCGGCCCGCCGGCGTTCGGACTGGGCCGAGGAGACTCCGCTGGACGACCTTCCCTCGCTCGCGGACGAACTGCTCGGCCCGCGCGACGATGACGACGACAACGGCGGGGCGCGCGGCGGTCGCGGCCTCTGA